The following proteins are co-located in the Ketogulonicigenium robustum genome:
- a CDS encoding 3-deoxy-D-manno-octulosonic acid transferase, translated as MSGPTIPLRLYGWLAPRLIARRLPALQERMAGAGLAPRAPEREGITTIPRPAGRTVWLHGASVGEGLALLDLAKGLRDAAPDLTCVLTTGTIGGAEVIAPRLTTGIIHQFAPLDDPRFVTRFLDHWQPSLCVLTESEIWPNTLQALRARGISAALVNARLSEKSLKLWARLPKTAAQLFGTFAFIHCQDDNTRQALHALAPTVPLRVGQNLKAAAAPLPADPARLQSLRDAIGTRPVWIAASTHAGEDEVLLDAHRTLLQTDPDLLMILAPRHPERAPQILPLMADLRIAQRSTGALPTSDTQVYLADTFGETGLWYRLADVGFLAGSLLPQIGGHNPWEGAALGLPQLSGPYVQNAAADYAALTAAGALWQVQGDIAPHLSRLLGDADARAQASAAALAAAASQGTQRADVLHDLLALLPERNAA; from the coding sequence CCCCACGCCTAATTGCCCGCCGCCTGCCCGCGCTGCAAGAACGTATGGCCGGCGCAGGCCTTGCCCCCCGCGCGCCAGAACGCGAGGGCATCACCACTATACCCCGCCCCGCAGGACGCACGGTTTGGCTTCACGGCGCGTCGGTCGGTGAAGGCTTGGCGCTGCTCGATCTGGCAAAAGGGTTGCGCGACGCTGCGCCCGACCTGACCTGCGTGCTGACCACCGGCACCATCGGCGGGGCCGAAGTCATCGCGCCGCGGCTGACGACGGGCATCATCCACCAATTCGCCCCACTGGACGACCCTCGCTTCGTCACGCGGTTTCTGGACCACTGGCAGCCCAGCCTCTGCGTGCTGACGGAAAGTGAAATCTGGCCCAACACCCTGCAGGCCCTGCGTGCGCGCGGTATATCGGCCGCACTGGTGAATGCCCGCCTGTCGGAAAAGTCACTGAAGCTGTGGGCGCGGCTACCCAAGACCGCCGCGCAGCTGTTTGGCACCTTCGCGTTCATTCACTGCCAAGACGACAACACACGCCAAGCCCTGCACGCGCTGGCGCCCACAGTACCACTGCGCGTTGGCCAGAACCTGAAAGCCGCCGCCGCGCCCCTGCCCGCCGACCCTGCCCGCCTGCAAAGCCTGCGCGATGCCATCGGCACGCGGCCGGTGTGGATCGCTGCCTCGACCCACGCGGGCGAGGACGAGGTGCTGCTGGACGCGCACCGCACCTTGCTGCAAACCGACCCCGATCTACTCATGATCCTTGCCCCGCGCCACCCCGAGCGTGCGCCGCAGATTCTGCCGCTGATGGCCGACCTGCGCATCGCGCAGCGCAGTACCGGCGCATTGCCCACCTCCGACACGCAGGTCTATCTGGCCGATACCTTCGGCGAGACCGGCCTGTGGTATCGCCTCGCCGACGTTGGCTTTCTGGCCGGGTCGCTGCTCCCCCAGATCGGCGGCCACAACCCGTGGGAGGGTGCGGCCCTCGGACTGCCACAGCTATCCGGCCCCTATGTGCAAAACGCAGCCGCCGACTATGCCGCCTTGACGGCTGCGGGCGCGCTTTGGCAGGTTCAGGGTGATATTGCGCCGCATCTGTCCCGCCTGCTGGGTGATGCCGACGCCCGCGCGCAGGCCAGCGCTGCCGCCCTTGCCGCCGCCGCCAGCCAGGGGACACAGCGCGCAGATGTGTTGCACGACCTGCTCGCCCTTCTGCCCGAGAGGAATGCCGCGTGA
- a CDS encoding glycosyltransferase family 4 protein: MKKTVATLDVIAPNLKKRVSGVTSTIMRLVPLQARSIAIATTGPAIPADVPHVPLGDVVTMSRRGPHGRRVWHARRNNEMLAGLALKYLLGKKLALVFTSASQREHSGYTRWLIRQMDEVVAVSTRSAQYLQRPSTVIYHGIDTDTFAPTADKAALRRALGLPVDGRLIGCYGRVRAQKGVDVFVDAMIATLPAHPDAHGIVMGGTTAQHQDFLAAQQAKVAAAGLQGRIHFLPEVQPLDMPRWFQALDLYIAPQRWEGFGLTPLESMACGVPVIATRVGAFEELILPDVTGRLVTPGDIPEMTAEIAAILDDPAKLLRWSAACRPHVLDHFRIETEAEKLIAIYRRLLDA, translated from the coding sequence GTGAAAAAAACCGTCGCTACCCTTGATGTGATCGCACCTAACCTGAAAAAGCGGGTCTCGGGCGTGACATCGACCATCATGCGGCTGGTGCCGCTGCAGGCCCGCAGCATTGCGATTGCAACCACCGGCCCCGCCATTCCCGCCGACGTTCCGCATGTGCCACTGGGCGATGTCGTCACCATGTCGCGCCGTGGCCCCCATGGCAGGCGCGTCTGGCACGCCCGCCGCAATAACGAGATGCTGGCAGGCCTCGCGCTGAAATACCTGCTGGGCAAGAAGCTGGCGCTTGTATTCACCTCGGCCTCGCAGCGCGAACACAGTGGCTATACACGCTGGCTGATCCGCCAAATGGACGAGGTCGTGGCCGTCTCGACACGCAGCGCGCAGTACCTGCAGCGCCCCAGCACGGTGATCTACCATGGGATTGACACCGACACATTCGCCCCGACTGCGGATAAAGCGGCACTGCGCCGCGCGCTGGGGCTGCCCGTCGACGGGCGGCTGATCGGCTGCTATGGCCGCGTGCGCGCCCAAAAGGGTGTTGATGTTTTCGTCGACGCCATGATCGCCACCCTGCCCGCGCACCCCGACGCGCATGGGATTGTCATGGGCGGCACGACTGCCCAGCACCAAGACTTTCTTGCCGCGCAGCAAGCCAAAGTCGCAGCTGCTGGCCTGCAAGGGCGCATCCACTTCCTACCCGAAGTCCAGCCGTTGGACATGCCGCGTTGGTTTCAGGCGCTTGATCTGTATATCGCCCCGCAGCGCTGGGAAGGGTTCGGCCTGACGCCGCTGGAATCAATGGCCTGCGGCGTGCCCGTGATCGCCACGCGCGTGGGCGCGTTCGAAGAACTGATCCTACCCGATGTCACAGGCCGCCTTGTCACCCCCGGCGACATCCCTGAAATGACTGCGGAAATCGCGGCGATTCTGGACGACCCCGCCAAGCTGCTGCGTTGGTCGGCTGCCTGCCGCCCCCATGTGCTGGATCATTTCCGCATCGAAACCGAGGCCGAAAAGCTGATCGCGATCTATCGCCGCCTGCTAGACGCCTAA
- a CDS encoding NAD(P)/FAD-dependent oxidoreductase, with amino-acid sequence MSDRPFPVTEAAPIVHNTMIPASADVVVVGGGIIGLMTAWFIAEAGQSVVVLEKGRVAGEQSSRNWGWIRNQGRDAGEIPIMAESHRIWAEIAPQLDTDIGLRQEGTLYVARSGRALGRYEDWLRHARAWRLDSRIVTPAEVQSLLPGAADCGVGGLYTPSDMKAEPHIAVPALARAAVARGVQIVENCAVRDLDVAGGRIAGVVTERGRIAASEVAVAGGAWSSLLLRRVGVHIPQLAVRSSVARTSAFQAPAGQASTGLFAFRRRLDGGVTLAPSDVHDFYIGPAAFRNFRAYLPQLRRDFKSTKLVPWGPAHYPDSWTQKRNWSADDVSPFEVTRVLNPAPNMSYLNAALDRLNAMFPAAAPIRIEQAWAGMIDTMPDVVPVIDRAVSLPGLTIATGMCGHGFGIGPGVGRVTADLVLNNAPRHDLSRFCLSRFSDGSRVDFGSAL; translated from the coding sequence ATGTCCGACCGCCCTTTTCCTGTCACCGAAGCCGCGCCTATTGTGCATAACACGATGATTCCCGCGTCCGCCGATGTTGTCGTGGTGGGCGGTGGTATCATCGGGCTGATGACGGCGTGGTTTATTGCCGAAGCGGGCCAATCGGTCGTGGTGCTGGAAAAGGGGCGGGTCGCGGGCGAGCAGTCGTCGCGCAACTGGGGCTGGATCCGCAACCAAGGGCGCGATGCGGGCGAAATTCCGATCATGGCGGAATCGCACCGGATCTGGGCCGAGATTGCGCCGCAGCTGGATACCGACATTGGCCTGCGACAAGAGGGGACGCTGTACGTTGCGCGCAGCGGGCGCGCGCTGGGGAGGTACGAGGACTGGCTGCGCCACGCCCGCGCATGGCGGCTGGATAGTCGTATTGTCACCCCCGCCGAGGTGCAGTCGCTGCTGCCCGGCGCTGCCGACTGCGGTGTCGGCGGCCTTTACACCCCAAGCGATATGAAGGCCGAGCCGCACATCGCCGTGCCCGCGCTCGCCCGCGCGGCTGTAGCCCGCGGGGTGCAAATCGTTGAAAACTGCGCTGTGCGCGACTTAGATGTGGCAGGCGGCCGCATCGCGGGCGTTGTGACCGAGCGTGGCCGGATCGCCGCGTCCGAGGTTGCGGTTGCTGGCGGTGCATGGTCGTCGCTGCTGTTGCGGCGCGTTGGGGTGCATATTCCGCAGCTGGCTGTGCGATCGTCAGTTGCGCGCACATCGGCGTTTCAGGCGCCTGCGGGACAGGCCTCGACAGGGCTGTTCGCATTCCGTCGCCGCTTGGACGGCGGTGTGACGCTCGCACCGTCCGACGTTCACGACTTCTACATCGGCCCGGCGGCTTTCCGCAATTTCCGGGCCTATCTGCCGCAACTGCGGCGCGACTTCAAATCGACCAAACTGGTGCCATGGGGCCCCGCGCATTACCCCGACAGCTGGACGCAAAAGCGTAACTGGTCTGCGGACGATGTCAGCCCGTTTGAAGTCACGCGGGTTTTGAACCCCGCGCCGAACATGTCCTATCTGAACGCCGCATTGGATCGCTTGAATGCGATGTTCCCTGCTGCTGCACCGATACGGATCGAACAGGCATGGGCGGGGATGATCGACACGATGCCCGACGTGGTGCCGGTGATTGACCGCGCGGTCAGCCTGCCAGGGCTGACGATTGCGACCGGCATGTGTGGCCACGGGTTTGGCATCGGGCCGGGCGTGGGGCGCGTTACCGCTGATCTGGTGCTGAATAACGCGCCGCGCCACGACCTGTCGCGGTTCTGCCTGTCGCGGTTTTCCGATGGATCGCGCGTGGATTTTGGCAGCGCGCTTTAG
- a CDS encoding type III PLP-dependent enzyme, with protein sequence MTAFVAGAIAPARSAAANRLENFCASADFDKPTLVLDIDRVEDQYRALKAGLGHADIHYAVKANPHRDVLERLVHLGSHFDCASRGEIEMCLALGARPETISYGNTIKRARDIAFAASVGVTLFAADAEEELVKIAENAPGSQVYIRLIVEASQADWPLSRKFGCDADMALALLDRAVELGLEPLGFSFHVGSQTRRAEFWIPALDAFAGVWHEAEARGHNLSLLNIGGGFPAFYGEDIEGPTRYASNVMSLVTERFGHVDRVMAEPGRGMVAEAGMIVAEVVLTSRKSDRDMHRWVYLSIGRFSGLAETEGEAIRYQFVTPHDGEAVGPCIVAGPSCDSADVLYEKRPMNLPLALKSGDKVLIRNTGAYTSTYSSVCFNGFPPLDVVAI encoded by the coding sequence ATGACTGCTTTTGTTGCTGGCGCTATTGCGCCTGCCCGTTCGGCTGCTGCAAACCGACTGGAAAACTTCTGCGCTTCGGCTGATTTCGACAAGCCGACGCTTGTGCTGGATATCGACCGTGTCGAAGACCAGTACCGCGCGCTGAAAGCCGGCCTTGGCCATGCCGATATCCACTATGCCGTAAAAGCCAACCCGCACCGTGATGTGCTGGAACGCCTTGTGCATCTGGGGTCGCACTTTGATTGCGCCTCGCGTGGCGAGATCGAGATGTGCCTGGCACTGGGCGCGCGCCCCGAAACCATTTCCTACGGCAACACCATCAAGCGTGCCCGCGACATCGCTTTCGCCGCCTCGGTAGGTGTGACGCTGTTTGCTGCGGACGCCGAAGAAGAGCTGGTGAAAATCGCCGAAAACGCACCGGGATCGCAGGTTTACATCCGCCTGATCGTCGAAGCCAGCCAAGCCGATTGGCCGCTGTCGCGCAAGTTCGGCTGCGACGCCGATATGGCGCTGGCGCTGCTGGATCGCGCGGTTGAACTGGGCCTCGAGCCGCTGGGCTTTTCGTTCCACGTCGGCTCGCAAACCCGCCGGGCCGAGTTCTGGATCCCCGCGCTGGACGCGTTTGCAGGCGTGTGGCACGAAGCCGAGGCGCGCGGCCACAACCTGTCGCTGCTGAACATCGGCGGTGGATTTCCCGCCTTCTACGGCGAGGATATCGAAGGCCCGACGCGCTACGCCTCGAACGTCATGTCGCTGGTGACCGAGCGTTTCGGCCATGTCGATCGCGTGATGGCCGAGCCTGGCCGTGGCATGGTTGCCGAAGCTGGTATGATCGTGGCCGAGGTCGTCCTGACCAGCCGCAAGTCCGACCGCGATATGCACCGCTGGGTCTATCTGTCGATTGGCCGCTTCTCGGGGTTGGCCGAAACCGAGGGCGAGGCGATCCGCTACCAGTTCGTCACGCCCCACGATGGCGAGGCTGTCGGCCCCTGCATCGTTGCTGGCCCCAGCTGCGATTCGGCTGACGTGCTGTATGAAAAGCGCCCGATGAACCTGCCGCTAGCGCTGAAGTCGGGTGACAAAGTGCTGATCCGCAACACGGGCGCCTACACATCGACCTATTCTTCGGTGTGTTTCAACGGCTTCCCTCCGCTGGATGTCGTGGCCATCTGA
- a CDS encoding NAD(P)(+) transhydrogenase (Re/Si-specific) subunit beta, translated as MSYALVSAAYIASAILFILCLGGLSGQESAKRAVWYGIAGMAVAVLATLMGDSVGFYWLVGLAIIIGGVLGWWLAKTVEMTAMPQLVAALHSFVGLAAVFIGINTHIVLSGVAHVDHSTLTGFAALIAHKTPVEVNILKVETFLGVFIGAVTFTGSIIAFGKLSGKITGKATKLPGGHWLNAGAAVLSLILLVAYLNGAGAWALLLMTVLALFIGYHLIMGIGGADMPVVVSMLNSYSGWAASAIGFSLGNDLLIVTGALVGSSGAILSYIMCKAMNRSFVSVILGGFGAAKGPAMEVTGEQIAIDADGVASALNDADSIIIVPGYGMAVAQAQQSVSELTRKLRAAGKEVRFAIHPVAGRLPGHMNVLLAEAKVPYDIVMEMDEINDDFPNTDVVIVIGSNDIVNPAAQEDPNSPIAGMPVLEVWKAKQVFVSKRGQGTGYSGIENPLFYKDNTRMFYGDAKKSLDELLPKIN; from the coding sequence ATGTCTTACGCTCTTGTTTCAGCGGCCTATATTGCTTCGGCCATCCTGTTCATCCTCTGCCTTGGCGGTCTGTCGGGGCAAGAAAGCGCGAAGCGTGCGGTCTGGTATGGTATCGCCGGTATGGCTGTGGCCGTGCTGGCAACCCTGATGGGGGATTCGGTCGGTTTCTACTGGCTGGTCGGTCTTGCCATTATCATCGGCGGCGTATTGGGCTGGTGGCTGGCAAAGACGGTCGAGATGACCGCGATGCCGCAGCTGGTTGCCGCGCTGCACAGCTTCGTCGGTCTGGCTGCCGTTTTCATTGGTATCAACACGCATATCGTCCTGTCGGGCGTCGCGCATGTTGACCACAGCACGCTGACCGGTTTTGCCGCGCTGATCGCGCATAAAACGCCGGTCGAGGTGAACATCCTGAAAGTTGAAACCTTCCTTGGCGTGTTTATCGGCGCGGTGACCTTTACGGGGTCGATTATCGCCTTTGGAAAACTGTCGGGCAAAATCACGGGTAAGGCGACCAAGCTGCCGGGCGGCCACTGGCTGAACGCTGGTGCGGCTGTTCTGTCGCTGATTCTGCTGGTCGCGTATCTGAACGGTGCCGGCGCTTGGGCGCTGTTGCTGATGACGGTGCTGGCGCTGTTCATCGGTTACCACCTGATCATGGGCATCGGCGGTGCGGATATGCCCGTCGTTGTGTCCATGTTGAACAGCTATTCGGGCTGGGCTGCATCGGCCATCGGCTTCAGCCTTGGCAACGACCTGCTGATCGTCACTGGTGCGCTGGTGGGCTCGTCGGGTGCCATCCTGTCGTACATCATGTGCAAGGCTATGAACCGGTCGTTCGTCTCGGTTATCTTGGGCGGCTTCGGTGCGGCCAAAGGTCCCGCGATGGAAGTGACGGGCGAGCAAATCGCGATTGATGCCGACGGTGTCGCCAGTGCGCTGAACGATGCCGACAGCATCATCATCGTGCCGGGTTACGGTATGGCGGTGGCGCAGGCCCAACAGTCGGTGTCCGAACTGACGCGCAAGCTGCGCGCAGCCGGCAAAGAAGTGCGCTTCGCCATTCACCCCGTTGCGGGCCGTTTGCCGGGCCACATGAACGTGCTGCTGGCCGAAGCCAAAGTGCCCTATGACATCGTGATGGAGATGGACGAGATCAACGACGACTTCCCCAATACGGATGTTGTGATCGTCATCGGCTCGAACGACATCGTGAACCCTGCGGCGCAGGAAGACCCGAACAGCCCGATCGCCGGCATGCCTGTGCTGGAAGTGTGGAAGGCCAAGCAGGTCTTCGTGTCGAAGCGCGGGCAGGGCACCGGTTACTCGGGTATCGAGAATCCGCTGTTCTACAAAGACAACACCCGCATGTTCTACGGCGACGCCAAAAAGTCGCTGGACGAGCTGCTGCCGAAGATCAACTAA
- a CDS encoding Re/Si-specific NAD(P)(+) transhydrogenase subunit alpha yields the protein MKIGAPREIYEGEARVAMTPASAKDLQKLGHSCLIETGAGIGAGFSDAAYQAAGVTVVPSAAALWAEADVVVKVRQPTAAENALLRKDQTLISFFNPAANAEGMEAAKAAGATVIAMEMVPRISRAQKMDALSSMANLAGYRAVIEAANNFPRFLTGQVTAAGKVPPAKVLVVGAGVAGLAAIGAATSLGAIVYAFDVRPEVAEQIESMGAEFVFLDFADNQDGAETGGYAKPSSPEFAAKQLEKFRALAPDMDIVITTALIPNRPAPKLWTKDMVEAMKPGSVVVDLAAERGGNCDLTVADQKVVSDNGVTIVGYTDFPSRMAAQSSTLYANNIRHMIADLTPAKDGVLVQNMEDDVIRSSTVTNDGAITFPPPPLKVQAIAAAKPSAKPKELTHEEKKAAEAATFKKQTVTQVGMLVIGTLLLLLVGSVAPESFMAHFVVFVLACFVGFQVIWNVSHSLHTPLMAVTNAVSGIIILGSLLQIGAGAEVSGGWLIVILSAISILVASINIVGGFLVTRRMLAMFQKS from the coding sequence GTGAAAATCGGTGCACCGAGAGAGATTTATGAGGGCGAAGCCCGGGTCGCGATGACCCCCGCTTCGGCCAAGGATTTGCAGAAGCTGGGGCATAGCTGCCTGATCGAGACCGGCGCCGGTATTGGCGCGGGCTTCAGCGATGCAGCCTATCAGGCCGCTGGCGTGACCGTGGTTCCCAGCGCCGCCGCGTTGTGGGCCGAGGCCGATGTTGTCGTCAAGGTTCGCCAGCCGACCGCGGCTGAAAACGCCTTGCTGCGCAAGGATCAGACGCTGATCAGCTTCTTTAACCCCGCGGCGAACGCCGAAGGGATGGAGGCCGCGAAGGCTGCCGGCGCAACCGTCATCGCCATGGAAATGGTGCCGCGCATCTCGCGCGCGCAAAAGATGGATGCCTTGTCGTCGATGGCCAACCTTGCGGGCTACCGCGCGGTGATCGAGGCGGCGAACAACTTCCCGCGCTTCCTGACGGGGCAAGTGACCGCTGCGGGTAAAGTGCCGCCGGCTAAGGTTCTGGTCGTCGGTGCGGGCGTTGCGGGTCTGGCCGCGATTGGTGCTGCAACCTCGTTGGGCGCGATTGTCTATGCGTTCGACGTGCGCCCCGAAGTGGCCGAGCAGATTGAATCGATGGGGGCCGAGTTTGTCTTCCTCGACTTCGCCGACAACCAAGACGGTGCCGAGACGGGTGGCTATGCCAAACCGTCGAGCCCCGAATTCGCCGCCAAGCAGTTGGAGAAGTTCCGCGCGCTGGCGCCCGATATGGATATCGTGATCACCACCGCGCTGATCCCGAACCGCCCTGCGCCCAAGCTGTGGACCAAAGACATGGTCGAGGCGATGAAGCCCGGCTCGGTCGTGGTCGATCTGGCCGCCGAGCGTGGCGGCAACTGTGACCTGACCGTGGCCGACCAAAAGGTCGTCTCGGACAACGGCGTCACGATTGTGGGCTACACCGACTTCCCCTCGCGGATGGCTGCGCAATCCTCGACGCTGTATGCGAACAACATTCGCCACATGATCGCCGACCTGACGCCCGCGAAAGATGGCGTGCTGGTGCAGAACATGGAAGACGACGTGATCCGTTCGTCGACCGTGACGAACGACGGCGCGATCACCTTCCCGCCGCCCCCCCTGAAGGTTCAGGCAATTGCAGCGGCCAAGCCCTCCGCCAAGCCGAAAGAGCTGACCCACGAAGAAAAGAAGGCTGCCGAGGCCGCCACGTTCAAAAAACAGACCGTCACGCAGGTCGGCATGCTGGTGATCGGCACACTGCTGCTGCTGCTGGTCGGCTCGGTCGCGCCCGAGAGCTTCATGGCGCACTTCGTCGTGTTCGTGCTGGCGTGTTTCGTGGGCTTCCAAGTGATCTGGAACGTCAGCCACAGCCTGCACACCCCGCTGATGGCCGTGACCAATGCGGTTTCGGGCATCATCATTCTGGGATCGCTGCTGCAGATCGGTGCTGGCGCCGAGGTCTCGGGCGGGTGGCTGATCGTTATTTTGTCGGCGATCTCGATCCTCGTTGCCTCGATCAATATTGTGGGCGGTTTCCTTGTCACACGGCGGATGCTCGCCATGTTCCAAAAGTCGTAA
- a CDS encoding gamma-glutamyl-gamma-aminobutyrate hydrolase family protein, whose amino-acid sequence MSRPSRRPVIGIIANNYLLNERFPVMAAGQMEATAVAQIMNAMPLIVPPNPAMVTLNDLLETCDGFILTGGRPNVHPEEYGEEPTPAHGDFDRNRDAVVLPLIRACVQRGQPFLGICRGFQEVNVAMGGTLYPEIRDLPGRMNHRMPPEGTLEERYALRHRVTLSKGGLFAQMLGAEEVMTNTLHGQGIKTPGARIRVDGLADDGTPEAIYVDGAPGFTMSVQWHPEWRATQDPVSHALFSSFGDAVTRWADTQKATMVPA is encoded by the coding sequence ATGTCACGCCCGTCGCGCCGCCCCGTCATCGGAATCATCGCCAATAATTACCTGCTGAACGAACGTTTCCCGGTAATGGCTGCGGGCCAGATGGAGGCGACGGCCGTCGCGCAGATTATGAACGCGATGCCGCTGATCGTGCCGCCCAATCCGGCCATGGTCACGCTGAACGACCTGCTAGAGACCTGCGACGGCTTCATTCTGACCGGCGGCCGCCCGAACGTGCACCCCGAAGAATATGGCGAGGAGCCGACCCCCGCCCACGGCGATTTCGACCGGAACCGCGATGCTGTGGTGCTGCCGCTGATCCGCGCCTGCGTGCAGCGTGGGCAGCCGTTCCTGGGGATCTGCCGCGGTTTTCAGGAAGTGAACGTCGCCATGGGCGGCACGCTTTACCCTGAAATCCGCGATCTGCCGGGCCGCATGAACCACCGCATGCCCCCCGAAGGCACCCTGGAGGAACGCTACGCGCTGCGCCACCGCGTGACTTTGTCCAAGGGCGGGCTTTTTGCGCAGATGCTGGGGGCCGAGGAAGTGATGACCAACACTCTGCACGGGCAGGGCATCAAGACCCCCGGCGCGCGCATTCGCGTTGACGGCTTGGCCGATGACGGCACGCCCGAGGCGATCTATGTCGATGGCGCCCCAGGGTTCACCATGTCGGTGCAATGGCACCCAGAATGGCGCGCGACGCAAGATCCTGTTTCGCACGCGCTGTTTTCGTCGTTCGGGGATGCCGTAACGCGCTGGGCCGATACGCAAAAGGCAACGATGGTTCCGGCCTAA
- a CDS encoding malate synthase G, which translates to MQDYVARGGISVAQALAQFIEDEALPGTGVAPEVFWGGLATLVNDFGPRNAALLQRRADLQSQIDDWHIAHRGQAFDVAAYRAFLEEIGYIEPEGPDFAIETRDTDPEFASLAGPQLVVPITNARFALNAVNARWGSLYDALYGTDALGSLPPKGEVDPARAKAVIGWVRTHLDKVVPLATGSWQGAGTLAVTDGALTVGGVGLKDPRQFVGSTDSSFLFKVNGLGIEIKVDPEDANAQGDPSGIADVRVESALTTIMDCEDSVATVDAADKTLAYRNWLGLMRGDLVETFDKAGQTITRQIAADRTFTAPDGAEFTVRQRSLMLVRNVGHLTTNPFIKDAAGQDAFEGLVDAAVTVLIALHDLRRHGPRNSATGTVYVVKPKMHGPAEVAFAAEVFAFVEDLLGLPRDTVKLGIMDEERRTSVNLKECIRAAKSRVAFINTGFLDRTGDEIHTAMEAGPMLPKGEMKSQPWIQSYEARNVDIGLACGLRGKAQIGKGMWAMPDRMADMMAQKVAHPEAGANCAWVPSPTAATLHALHYHLIDVAARQAQIAAGGPRGTLDALLTVPVATGRNFTPEDVARELDNNVQGILGYVVRWIDQGIGCSKVPDINDVGLMEDRATCRISAQALANWLHHGVITPAQLTEAFRKMAAVVDRQNAGDPAYVPMAPAYDGLAFQAACDLVFLGREQPSGYTEPVLHQRRLQRKAQM; encoded by the coding sequence ATGCAGGATTATGTTGCGCGTGGCGGTATTAGCGTCGCGCAGGCCTTGGCGCAGTTCATCGAGGACGAGGCCTTGCCGGGTACGGGTGTTGCACCCGAAGTGTTCTGGGGTGGCCTTGCCACGCTGGTCAACGACTTTGGCCCGCGCAATGCCGCGCTGCTGCAGCGCCGCGCCGATCTGCAAAGCCAGATCGATGACTGGCACATCGCCCATCGCGGTCAGGCGTTTGACGTCGCCGCCTATCGCGCTTTTCTGGAGGAGATCGGATATATCGAGCCCGAGGGCCCCGATTTCGCCATTGAAACCCGCGATACCGACCCTGAATTCGCCTCGCTTGCGGGGCCGCAACTGGTGGTGCCTATCACCAATGCACGGTTTGCGCTGAATGCGGTGAATGCGCGCTGGGGCTCGCTTTACGACGCGCTCTACGGCACCGATGCGCTGGGAAGCCTGCCGCCAAAGGGGGAGGTTGACCCCGCCCGTGCTAAAGCCGTCATCGGCTGGGTTCGCACGCATTTGGACAAGGTTGTGCCGCTGGCCACGGGAAGCTGGCAGGGCGCTGGCACTTTGGCCGTCACCGATGGTGCTTTGACTGTCGGGGGCGTCGGGCTGAAAGACCCCCGTCAGTTTGTTGGATCAACTGATTCATCTTTCCTGTTCAAAGTGAACGGGTTGGGTATTGAGATTAAAGTTGATCCTGAAGATGCGAACGCGCAGGGCGATCCGTCGGGTATTGCTGACGTGCGCGTTGAATCCGCGTTGACCACCATCATGGATTGCGAGGATTCCGTCGCGACGGTCGATGCGGCGGATAAGACGCTGGCCTATCGTAACTGGCTGGGGCTAATGCGCGGCGATCTGGTCGAGACGTTCGATAAAGCCGGCCAGACCATCACCCGCCAGATCGCCGCAGATCGCACCTTCACCGCGCCGGACGGCGCCGAATTTACCGTCCGCCAGCGCAGCCTGATGTTGGTGCGCAACGTCGGCCATTTGACCACCAACCCGTTTATCAAAGACGCCGCAGGGCAGGACGCGTTCGAGGGGCTGGTCGATGCAGCGGTGACGGTGCTAATCGCGCTGCATGATTTGCGCCGCCACGGGCCGCGCAATTCCGCCACGGGCACGGTTTATGTGGTGAAGCCCAAGATGCACGGCCCCGCCGAGGTCGCCTTCGCCGCCGAGGTTTTTGCCTTTGTCGAGGATCTGCTGGGCCTGCCGCGTGACACGGTCAAGCTGGGTATCATGGACGAAGAACGCCGCACCTCGGTGAACCTGAAGGAATGTATCCGCGCGGCGAAGTCGCGGGTGGCGTTCATCAATACCGGCTTCCTCGACCGCACGGGTGACGAAATACATACCGCGATGGAAGCGGGGCCGATGCTGCCCAAGGGCGAGATGAAGTCTCAGCCGTGGATCCAGTCGTATGAAGCGCGCAACGTCGACATCGGCCTTGCATGCGGGCTGCGTGGCAAGGCGCAGATCGGCAAGGGGATGTGGGCGATGCCCGACCGGATGGCTGATATGATGGCCCAAAAGGTCGCGCACCCCGAGGCTGGCGCGAATTGCGCGTGGGTGCCATCACCCACTGCCGCCACACTGCACGCTTTGCATTACCACCTGATCGACGTCGCCGCGCGTCAGGCGCAAATCGCCGCGGGCGGGCCGCGCGGCACGCTGGACGCGCTGCTGACGGTGCCGGTCGCCACCGGCCGCAACTTCACCCCCGAGGATGTCGCGCGCGAGCTGGACAATAACGTGCAGGGTATTCTGGGCTATGTGGTGCGCTGGATCGACCAAGGTATTGGCTGTTCCAAGGTGCCCGATATCAACGACGTTGGATTGATGGAGGATCGCGCCACCTGCCGCATTTCCGCGCAGGCGTTGGCGAACTGGTTGCACCATGGCGTTATCACCCCCGCGCAGCTGACCGAGGCATTCCGCAAGATGGCCGCTGTTGTTGATCGCCAGAACGCGGGCGATCCCGCCTATGTGCCGATGGCGCCCGCATATGATGGGCTGGCTTTTCAAGCTGCCTGCGATTTGGTCTTTTTGGGGCGCGAACAGCCATCGGGATACACCGAACCGGTGCTGCACCAGCGGCGACTGCAACGAAAAGCCCAGATGTGA